Proteins encoded in a region of the Mycolicibacterium chitae genome:
- a CDS encoding MarR family winged helix-turn-helix transcriptional regulator — protein MSPSSSELGVELLAVVARFNRMATQRSRPPLPWAQARLLSMIEESGEARISDLAHRDNCSQPTMTTQVRRLEQAGLATRTPDPTDARAVLIRITDKGVRTLQQVRADRAAVVDPLLADLDEADREVLESAVGVFRRLLEAGAAGSAAEK, from the coding sequence ATGTCGCCGTCAAGCAGCGAGCTCGGGGTGGAACTGCTGGCCGTCGTGGCCCGATTCAACCGCATGGCCACCCAGCGCAGCCGACCGCCGCTGCCGTGGGCCCAGGCCCGGCTGCTGTCCATGATCGAGGAATCCGGCGAGGCGCGCATCTCGGACCTCGCCCACCGCGACAACTGCTCGCAGCCGACGATGACCACCCAGGTCCGCCGCCTCGAGCAGGCCGGGCTGGCCACCCGCACCCCGGACCCCACCGATGCCCGGGCGGTGTTGATCCGCATCACCGACAAGGGCGTGCGCACGTTGCAGCAGGTGCGCGCCGACCGGGCCGCGGTCGTCGATCCCCTGCTCGCGGACCTCGACGAGGCCGACCGGGAGGTGCTGGAGTCCGCCGTCGGGGTGTTCCGCCGGCTGCTGGAGGCCGGGGCTGCCGGGTCTGCTGCCGAGAAGTAG
- a CDS encoding energy-coupling factor transporter transmembrane component T family protein — MTAPTKRQRRPVVLLRPVPGTSPIHELWAGTKLIVVFTLSVLLTFFPGWVPILGVGVLVLVTAKLAGITRGVLPTIPWWLWLLLAFGALTAALGAGSPEITVGSVELGLGGLLNFTRITLLAVVLLGLCMLVSWTTNVSEIAPAIATLGRPFKVLRIPVDDWAVATALALRSFPMLLDEFRVLYAARKLRPRPHFPRRMRLRRLGFELVDLLAAAITAALRRGDEMGDAITARGGTGQFSATKTGLRRRDVVALAIVFTLCAAALGSELFLLGTSPAP, encoded by the coding sequence GTGACGGCACCGACGAAACGCCAGCGCCGGCCGGTCGTGCTGCTGCGCCCGGTGCCCGGCACCTCGCCGATCCACGAGCTGTGGGCCGGCACCAAACTGATCGTGGTCTTCACCCTGTCGGTGCTGCTGACGTTCTTCCCCGGCTGGGTGCCGATCCTCGGGGTCGGGGTGCTGGTGCTGGTGACGGCGAAGCTGGCGGGCATCACCCGCGGCGTGCTGCCGACGATCCCGTGGTGGCTGTGGCTGCTGCTGGCATTCGGGGCGCTGACCGCCGCGCTCGGTGCCGGCAGCCCCGAAATCACCGTCGGCTCCGTCGAACTGGGGCTGGGCGGGCTGTTGAACTTCACCCGCATCACTTTGCTGGCGGTGGTGCTGCTGGGCCTGTGCATGCTGGTGTCCTGGACGACGAACGTCTCCGAGATCGCCCCCGCCATCGCCACTTTGGGCCGGCCGTTCAAGGTCTTGCGCATCCCCGTCGACGACTGGGCGGTGGCCACCGCGCTCGCGCTGCGCTCCTTCCCGATGCTGCTCGACGAGTTCCGGGTGCTCTACGCCGCCCGCAAGCTGCGGCCGCGACCGCACTTCCCGCGGCGAATGCGGCTGCGCCGGCTCGGATTCGAACTCGTCGATCTGCTGGCCGCGGCCATCACGGCCGCGCTGCGCCGCGGCGACGAGATGGGCGACGCCATCACCGCCCGCGGCGGCACCGGACAGTTCTCGGCGACCAAGACCGGGCTGCGTCGCCGCGACGTGGTCGCCCTGGCGATCGTGTTCACCCTGTGCGCCGCGGCGCTGGGCTCCGAACTGTTCCTGCTGGGCACCAGCCCCGCGCCCTGA
- a CDS encoding ABC transporter ATP-binding protein, giving the protein MTATRPAPRPARAGSLRPAEMAQAAVMAALCAACAVIAVVVPFAQGISLLGMVPMGLLAYRYRLRALISAAFAGGAIAFLVAGLGGFMTVMICAYIGGLTGIVKRKGRGAFTVLGASIVAGVAFGLFVTTALLGLSRLRLLIFDTITANATGLARFNEAAARFLDWIGVAPFTWLADGLAATADPIRDIVAWGLRYWPLLVIGYAVFSIMVVSMIGWWVLSRVLEQLRGIPDVHKLETPEPGTPGPLPVQLRDVRFRYPGAEHDALAPIDLDINVGEHIAVTGANGSGKTTLMLLLAGREPTSGTVARPGAVALGEADGTSVVLQHPESQVLGTRVADDVVWGLPPGRDVDVDALLDEVGLAGMGERDTGGLSGGELQRLAVAGALARNPSLLIADEVTSMVDQAGRDALLEVLSGLTRRHSMSVLQITHYAGEAESADRIVSLSESRDNTEMVGTAVVPSATGAVDHNGAAPVIEFDRVSHEYGAGTPWAKSALRDISFTVHEGDGVLIHGGNGSGKSTLAWIMAGLITPTAGTAMVDGKPAGDQSGAVAVAFQAARLQLLRPRVDLEVASAAGFSPGDHDRVVAALARVGLDASLARRRIDQLSGGQMRRVVLAGLLARSPRVLILDEPLAGVDAANQRNLLVLLEELRRETGLTVVVISHDFVGLEGLCPRTLHLRAGVLESASESAKELS; this is encoded by the coding sequence ATGACCGCAACCCGGCCCGCACCCCGTCCTGCGCGGGCCGGCTCGTTGCGTCCGGCCGAGATGGCCCAGGCCGCCGTCATGGCCGCGCTGTGCGCGGCGTGCGCGGTGATCGCCGTCGTCGTGCCCTTTGCGCAGGGCATTTCCCTGCTCGGCATGGTGCCCATGGGGTTGCTGGCCTACCGGTATCGGCTGCGGGCGCTGATCTCCGCGGCCTTCGCCGGCGGTGCGATCGCCTTCCTGGTGGCCGGCCTCGGCGGGTTCATGACCGTGATGATCTGCGCCTACATCGGCGGGCTGACCGGCATCGTCAAACGCAAGGGCCGCGGTGCGTTCACGGTGCTGGGCGCCAGCATCGTCGCCGGCGTGGCGTTCGGCCTCTTCGTGACGACCGCCCTGCTGGGGCTGTCCCGGCTGCGGCTGCTCATCTTCGACACCATCACCGCCAACGCCACCGGCCTGGCCCGCTTCAACGAGGCCGCGGCCCGCTTCCTGGACTGGATCGGCGTGGCGCCGTTCACCTGGCTGGCCGACGGGCTGGCCGCCACCGCGGACCCGATCCGCGACATCGTGGCCTGGGGGCTGCGGTACTGGCCGCTGCTGGTGATCGGCTACGCGGTGTTCTCCATCATGGTGGTCTCCATGATCGGGTGGTGGGTGCTGTCCCGGGTGCTCGAACAGCTCCGCGGCATCCCCGACGTCCACAAACTCGAGACCCCCGAGCCCGGCACCCCGGGCCCGCTGCCCGTGCAGCTGCGCGACGTCCGGTTCCGCTATCCCGGCGCCGAACACGACGCGCTGGCGCCCATCGACCTGGACATCAACGTCGGCGAACACATCGCCGTCACCGGCGCCAACGGTTCCGGCAAGACCACGCTGATGCTGCTGCTCGCCGGCCGTGAACCCACCTCCGGCACCGTGGCGCGCCCGGGTGCGGTCGCACTCGGCGAGGCCGACGGGACCTCGGTGGTGCTGCAGCATCCGGAGAGCCAGGTGCTGGGGACCCGGGTCGCCGACGATGTGGTGTGGGGCCTGCCCCCGGGCCGCGACGTCGATGTCGACGCCCTGCTCGACGAGGTCGGCCTGGCCGGCATGGGGGAGCGCGACACCGGCGGGCTGTCCGGCGGCGAGCTGCAGCGCCTGGCCGTCGCCGGCGCGCTGGCCCGCAACCCGTCGCTGCTGATCGCCGACGAGGTGACCTCGATGGTCGATCAGGCCGGCCGCGATGCCCTGCTCGAGGTGCTCTCCGGTCTGACCCGACGGCACTCGATGAGCGTCCTGCAGATCACCCACTACGCCGGCGAGGCCGAATCGGCGGACCGCATCGTGAGCCTGTCGGAATCGCGCGACAACACCGAGATGGTCGGCACCGCCGTCGTTCCCAGCGCCACCGGCGCCGTCGACCACAACGGCGCCGCCCCGGTCATCGAATTCGACCGGGTCAGTCACGAATACGGGGCGGGCACCCCCTGGGCCAAGTCCGCGCTGCGCGACATCAGCTTCACCGTGCACGAGGGCGACGGCGTGCTCATCCACGGCGGCAACGGCTCCGGTAAGTCGACGCTGGCCTGGATCATGGCCGGCCTGATCACCCCGACCGCCGGCACGGCGATGGTGGACGGCAAGCCCGCCGGCGACCAGTCCGGCGCGGTGGCGGTGGCCTTCCAGGCCGCCCGCCTGCAGCTGCTGCGGCCGCGGGTGGACCTCGAGGTGGCCTCGGCGGCCGGCTTCTCACCCGGCGACCACGATCGCGTCGTGGCCGCGCTGGCGCGGGTGGGCCTCGACGCCTCCCTGGCGCGCCGGCGCATCGACCAGCTCTCCGGCGGGCAGATGCGCCGGGTGGTGCTCGCGGGCCTGCTCGCGCGGTCCCCGCGGGTGCTGATCCTCGACGAGCCGCTGGCCGGGGTCGACGCCGCCAACCAGCGCAATCTGCTCGTGCTGCTCGAGGAGCTGCGCCGCGAGACCGGCCTGACGGTGGTGGTGATCTCGCACGACTTCGTCGGCCTCGAGGGGCTGTGCCCGCGCACCCTGCACCTGCGGGCCGGCGTGCTCGAGTCCGCGTCCGAATCGGCGAAGGAGCTGTCGTGA